A window from Opitutia bacterium ISCC 52 encodes these proteins:
- a CDS encoding SRPBCC family protein has product MKILKILSAVVAVVFLVVFAGSLVLPKSYQYERSFVINAPAQAIFPLVGELRNWPEWSPWIEMDPEMRVTYGTTTTGMGGNYHWAGETAGSGIITISEFDPPKGATFEMQFKGWEDSPSFASFTLSPEENSTHVTWSFAGEFHGNPIKRYYGILMEKMVGENYEKGLANLKQLAEKE; this is encoded by the coding sequence ATGAAGATATTAAAGATCTTATCGGCTGTTGTGGCTGTTGTTTTTTTAGTGGTGTTTGCTGGTTCCCTGGTACTGCCCAAGTCATACCAATACGAGAGGTCTTTTGTTATTAACGCTCCGGCTCAGGCCATCTTTCCCTTAGTCGGGGAGTTACGAAATTGGCCTGAATGGTCTCCCTGGATTGAAATGGATCCGGAAATGAGAGTCACTTATGGCACCACTACCACGGGAATGGGAGGAAACTACCATTGGGCGGGAGAAACAGCAGGCAGCGGAATAATTACCATTTCTGAGTTTGATCCACCGAAGGGCGCTACGTTCGAAATGCAATTTAAGGGGTGGGAGGATAGCCCGTCCTTTGCCTCGTTCACTCTAAGTCCTGAAGAAAATTCGACACACGTCACCTGGAGCTTCGCGGGTGAGTTTCACGGAAACCCCATCAAGCGGTATTATGGTATCCTAATGGAGAAGATGGTGGGCGAAAACTACGAAAAGGGCTTGGCTAATCTCAAGCAGCTCGCCGAAAAGGAGTAG
- a CDS encoding DUF4097 domain-containing protein, which produces MELQSAGVDIDTYNGSEVSIEITRTLKRGDQDDFDKELEKLDLTFEQSGNDIRCIMTYDNKLTGWSLFGSSKRLNFKAAVRLPKSFDVITKTSGGGINLSYLEGDAELRTSGGGIVMESVDGNVIARTSGGGIRANNLNGDVEMRTSGGSIKSETITGKLQGRTSGGNIVINDVHGDANVSTSGGSIRLGIVQGNLEATTSGGGITASIASQPTQDCYLKTSGGSITVAINREANLAIDASTSGGGVSTQLLLSTSHVKRSSLKGTLNAGGPLLKTRTSGGSIHLNSI; this is translated from the coding sequence CTGGAGCTCCAATCAGCTGGAGTCGATATCGACACTTACAATGGCTCAGAAGTGAGTATTGAGATTACTCGCACTCTCAAACGGGGTGACCAAGACGATTTCGACAAGGAGCTGGAGAAACTCGATCTTACTTTCGAGCAATCAGGAAACGACATCCGTTGTATCATGACCTACGACAACAAGCTTACAGGGTGGAGTTTGTTTGGATCTAGCAAACGTCTCAATTTCAAGGCTGCGGTCCGATTACCAAAGTCATTTGACGTAATTACCAAAACCTCTGGCGGCGGGATCAACCTATCATATCTGGAAGGCGATGCCGAACTACGCACCTCAGGTGGGGGAATCGTCATGGAGTCTGTGGACGGAAATGTGATCGCAAGAACTTCCGGTGGAGGTATTCGAGCCAACAATTTGAACGGAGATGTGGAAATGAGAACCTCTGGAGGATCCATCAAGTCAGAGACGATCACTGGTAAATTGCAGGGACGTACTTCAGGGGGTAACATTGTCATCAACGACGTTCATGGAGATGCAAACGTCTCGACCTCCGGTGGCTCTATTCGCCTGGGCATTGTCCAAGGAAACTTGGAAGCAACCACCTCAGGTGGAGGTATCACGGCTTCAATCGCGAGTCAGCCAACCCAAGACTGCTATCTTAAAACTTCCGGTGGAAGTATCACCGTAGCCATCAACCGAGAAGCCAATTTGGCCATCGACGCATCCACATCAGGAGGTGGAGTGTCAACACAACTGCTCCTTTCAACATCGCATGTGAAACGCTCTTCCTTAAAAGGAACTTTGAACGCGGGCGGTCCACTTCTGAAGACAAGAACCTCGGGCGGCAGCATCCATCTCAACTCGATTTAG
- a CDS encoding DUF1080 domain-containing protein gives MKILPYLTLSLIASLLVGCGSATEESSNTLSLFNGENLDGWEIQNGGQFSVADGVLTINKGTGWLRSADTFGDFTLTMEFRFMEKGANSGIFVRTGPTSNDDENGWPNNGYQVQCLDEIEHQYPLGFIIPYGAPEFQSESSLDALKSVYKPALEWHTYEITCLGETMEVKLNGTVITTCTSIKNLTGHIGIQGELGHLEFRKIEVTQL, from the coding sequence ATGAAAATACTCCCCTATCTCACACTCTCACTCATCGCTTCTCTCTTAGTTGGCTGCGGCTCAGCCACCGAAGAAAGTTCAAACACCCTTTCCCTGTTCAATGGTGAAAACCTTGACGGCTGGGAAATTCAGAATGGGGGTCAATTCTCCGTTGCTGACGGAGTGCTCACGATCAACAAGGGCACGGGATGGCTCAGGTCAGCCGATACCTTTGGCGATTTTACGCTGACCATGGAATTTCGTTTTATGGAAAAAGGCGCTAATAGCGGTATCTTTGTCCGAACCGGCCCCACCAGCAACGACGACGAGAACGGCTGGCCCAATAATGGCTACCAAGTGCAATGTCTCGATGAAATCGAACATCAATATCCACTTGGCTTTATTATTCCCTACGGCGCTCCTGAATTTCAATCCGAGTCCAGCCTCGATGCATTGAAGAGCGTCTACAAGCCAGCTTTGGAATGGCACACTTACGAAATCACCTGCCTAGGAGAAACCATGGAGGTAAAACTCAATGGAACGGTGATCACCACTTGCACAAGCATCAAGAATTTGACCGGCCATATTGGCATTCAAGGTGAACTCGGTCATCTGGAGTTTCGTAAGATTGAAGTGACTCAACTGTAG